In Bacteroidia bacterium, the genomic window CCTGTGTAATACAAGTACTTCTCGCCATTAATAGTTATTAAAGTATTTGGGAGAGCTCCGCTATCATCAAAACAGCCTAGTTCTCCAGGTTTTAATACAGGCTCTTCAGACAAATACAATATTTCTTGTGGATTTTTTATATCAATTTCCAGATAAGCACCATGCCCACGATTATGCTTATCACGCGAAGAAAAATACACTCTAAAGATATCATCATGTATATTTTCAGCAATGGGAATCATCGCATGCGAATACATCCAGTCGCTTTGCTTATTTGAATTAAAAATAAAGCCCAGTTTTTTCCATCTTTGCATTTTAAATTCCTCTCAATCTGTTACTAGGCACTTTTGACTTAACTGTTTCTTCTGGGGAATACACCGCACGCTCTTCCGTATCTTTTAAAATTAACGAGCCAGCACCAATTAAATTCTCTTTTCCTATATTAACATTGTCTCTTATAGTTGAATTAATACCTATAAATGAATTATCTCCTATATTCACTCTACCAGCTATAACCACATGTGATGTAATAAAACAATTATCGCCTATTATTGAATGGTGACCTAAATGATTTCCGCTCCACAAAATTGTATTATTTCCCACTTGAGTAAATGGCTGTAAAGTATTGTCTTCAAAAATAAAACAATTATCACCAATCTTGACATTATTATAAACTGATGCATTAGGCGATATATAAGTTATAAGCTCATACCCTTTGTTCTTAGCATCAAAATATTTTTTCTCTCTAGCTTTGTTCATTTTATTGTAGCCTACAGCGATAAACATATAATAATCTGACGGCGGAAAGTTTTCTTCAATTGTTTCAAACTCAAAGACTGGTAAATTACTAAATTCTTTCTTAATTAAATATTCAGAATCGATTGTAAAACACACCACTTCGTACTCAGGGTTATTTGATAAGCAATAATGTGCTATTTCAGCAAAGTCTGTTGTTCCGAAAATCACAACTTTTTTCATTTGTCTTCTCCGTATTTGTTTTTTATTATACTTCTAGGTCTACCTTTAACCTCTAGGAATATTTTTGAAAGATATATACCAAGAATCCCTATTGAAACCATTAACAATCCTGTTACAAACCAAATGGATATCATTAGAGTTGTCCAGCCATCATATATATGATTGTTTATTATTTTATTAAATGTTAAATAAGAAATATACAAAAAAGAAATAAGCATTATAATCAAACCAGTTAAGAAAACCATTTTCAATGGTTTTACACTAAATGATGTGATCATATCAACAGCCATATTTATTTTTCTCGAAAGATTATAATTTGACTCTCCCCTAAATCCCTTTTTAAAAAAGGAGCCTACTTGCTTGTAACCTGTTAAAGCACACACCCCTATAAAAATCAATTCGCTTTCTTTATGTCTTAATAAATTCTCAACATATTTTCTCTTCATTACTCTTACTACGCTTACATTCTTTTCAATTTTTATTTCTGAGAAGAAATTAAAAAGATCATAAAATAAAAAGCCAGATATTTGCTCAAACACTCCACCCTTGCGGCTTTCCTGCACACCATAAACCACGTCAACGCTTTTATCCTGCTGTAACTTTTGCCAGAACTGCTCTAATAGCTCAGGTTCTTCTTCTAAGTCACTGTCTATCAGAAAAACATAGTCGCCCCTGGCGTGTGCCAAACCTGTCATTATGGCTTTATGGTGACCAAAGTTGCGCGATAGTTCTATCACTGTCACTTTGCTGTCTTGCTGATG contains:
- a CDS encoding acetyltransferase, producing the protein MKKVVIFGTTDFAEIAHYCLSNNPEYEVVCFTIDSEYLIKKEFSNLPVFEFETIEENFPPSDYYMFIAVGYNKMNKAREKKYFDAKNKGYELITYISPNASVYNNVKIGDNCFIFEDNTLQPFTQVGNNTILWSGNHLGHHSIIGDNCFITSHVVIAGRVNIGDNSFIGINSTIRDNVNIGKENLIGAGSLILKDTEERAVYSPEETVKSKVPSNRLRGI
- a CDS encoding glycosyltransferase family 2 protein; this translates as MQLSIVTTLYKSAAYIDEFYQRITAEAKKITQDYEIIFVDDGSPDNSLEKAVALHQQDSKVTVIELSRNFGHHKAIMTGLAHARGDYVFLIDSDLEEEPELLEQFWQKLQQDKSVDVVYGVQESRKGGVFEQISGFLFYDLFNFFSEIKIEKNVSVVRVMKRKYVENLLRHKESELIFIGVCALTGYKQVGSFFKKGFRGESNYNLSRKINMAVDMITSFSVKPLKMVFLTGLIIMLISFLYISYLTFNKIINNHIYDGWTTLMISIWFVTGLLMVSIGILGIYLSKIFLEVKGRPRSIIKNKYGEDK